A genome region from Eschrichtius robustus isolate mEscRob2 chromosome 4, mEscRob2.pri, whole genome shotgun sequence includes the following:
- the TET2 gene encoding methylcytosine dioxygenase TET2 isoform X3 produces MEQDRTNHVEGNRLSPFLIPSSSPIRQTEPLAIKLQNGSPLTKRPYPEVNGDTKWQSFKSYYGIPHMKGSQNSRVSPDFIQESRGYSRCLQNGGIKRTVSEPSLSGLHQNKKLKQDQKANGERKNFGESQERNPGKGSSQPNVSDVSDKRESVSSAAQENEVKDFTGFSSHNCSGSENPELQILNQQEGKNAKYHDKNIVLLLKNKAVLMPNGATVSASSMENTRGELLEKTLSQYYPDCVSIAVQKTTSHIHAINSQATNELSCEITHPSHTSGQINFPQTSNSELPPEPAAVVTEACDADSASKPAAMLGTCPFPKPEQRKSVFEIRPSPAENSNIQGTTKLVSGEEFCSGSSSNLQAPGGSSERYLKQNEMNGAYFKQSSVFTKDSFSATTTPPPSQLLVSPPPPLPQVPQLPPEGKSTLNDGVLEEHHHYPNQSNTALLREVKIEGQHEAPPSQSPTPSTQVSNPSPMLPERPQNYCVNKNGIRTPGTMTVPLCSEKTRQLSEHLKHYPPILGSSGDAQDHCQQLMGHKEQELFKSQDKEQTRDPVLPTRPYLKPGWIELKAPHYRQAESHLKCNEATLRSILQYHQSNPSHQMTSKQYTGNSNVPGGLPGQAYTQKIMQPGQRPPRYQAEMNRGQSQGTVGQHLQFQKPSLQVHFSKTDPSPEAHRQSVCALRCHFQRRPDPQTEKLMPPTLKRHLNQQASETDPFSNSHLSQHKPHKQAAQTQPSQTSHLSQNQQQQQKLQMKSKEQMPQTFSHPQGNSDQQREGSFFSQIKVEECFRGEDQHSKSSEFQTHNPQVGLEQVQNVTSVNSPYGQILKSDASKVPISCSNNIRVVAENKEQTVNSELFAGNEIPNLHHMQYFPNNVTPKQDVPHRCFQDQEQKSQQASVLQGHQNRNQDMSRQQAAQLAQQRYLRQNQANAFPLPSQAGSHVQTLPQKDVQKHAALRWHLLQKQEQQQTQQLQAEACHGQVQRPIKVEPGAKPHACMRLMSAQPENTMWRKMPKQEIPPPSGDNTQQRSILETMEQHLKQLQVKSLLDHKALALKSQKQVKVEMSGPVTVLTRQTTAAEPESHPPALEQQATPSSEKTPTKRTAGSVLSNFLESPSKLLDTPIKNLWDTPVKTQYDFPSCRCVGLDRRVKLLGLKESSILVKKAKVLRDVLLPNGWFAEAAARRSYCAWCGSELATPARLR; encoded by the exons atggaacaggatagaacgaACCATGTTGAGGGCAACAGACTGAGTCCATTCCTGATACCGTCTTCTTCTCCCATTCGCCAGACAGAACCTCTGGCTATAAAGCTCCAGAATGGAAGCCCATTAACGAAGAGACCTTATCCAGAAGTAAATGGAGACACCAAGTGGCAGTCTTTCAAGAGTTATTATGGAATACCCCACATGAAAGGAAGCCAGAATAGTCGCGTGAGTCCGGACTTTATACAAGAAAGTAGAGGGTATTCCAGATGTTTGCAAAACGGAGGGATAAAACGCACAGTCAGTGAACCTTCTCTCTCTGGGCTCCATCAGAACAAGAAACTGAAACAAGACCAAAAGGccaatggagaaagaaagaacttCGGGGAAAGCCAAGAAAGAAATCCAGGCAAAGGCAGCAGTCAACCAAATGTCTCCGATGTGAGTGATAAGAGAGAATCTGTTAGCTCTGCAGCCCaagaaaatgaagttaaagatTTCACTGGTTTTTCATCACATAACTGCAGTGGATCTGAAAATCCAGAGCTTCAGATTCTGAACCAACAGGAGGGGAAAAATGCTAAGTACCACGACAAGAACATTGTATTACTTCTTAAAAATAAGGCAGTGCTAATGCCTAATGGTGCTACAGTTTCTGCCTCTTCCATGGAAAACACACGTGGTGAACTCCTGGAAAAAACACTGTCTCAATATTATCCAGATTGTGTTTCCATCGCGGTGCAGAAAACCACATCTCACATACATGCCATTAACAGTCAGGCTACTAATGAGTTGTCCTGTGAGATCACTCACCCATCGCATACCTCAGGGCAGATCAATTTCCCACAGACCTCGAACTCTGAGCTGCCTCCAGAGCCAGCTGCAGTGGTGACCGAGGCCTGTGATGCCGATAGTGCCAGTAAACCAGCTGCAATGCTAGGGACCTGTCCCTTTCCGAAACCAGAACAACGAAAGTCAGTTTTTGAGATACGCCCATCTCCGGCAGAAAACAGTAACATCCAAGGAACCACAAAGCTAGTATCTGGTGAAGAATTCTGTTCAGGTTCCAGCAGCAATTTGCAGGCTCCTGGTGGCAGCTCTGAACGGTAtttaaagcaaaatgaaatgaatGGTGCTTACTTCAAGCAAAGCTCAGTGTTCACTAAGGATTCCTTTTCTGCCACTaccacaccaccaccatcacaatTGCTtgtttctccccctcctcctcttccgcAGGTTCCTCAGCTTCCTCCTGAAGGAAAAAGCACTCTGAATGATGGAGTTTTGGAAGAACACCATCACTACCCCAACCAAAGTAACACAGCTCTTTTAAGGGAAGTGAAAATAGAGGGTCAACACGAGGCACCGCCATCCCAGAGTCCTACTCCCTCTACACAAGTATCCAACCCCTCTCCGATGCTTCCAGAAAGGCCTCAGAATTATTGTGTTAACAAGAATGGCATACGGACTCCAGGGACAATGACGGTTCCATTGTGTTCTGAGAAAACAAGACAACTCTCAGAACATCTCAAACATTACCCACCAATTCTTGGTAGCAGTGGAGATGCACAGGATCACTGCCAGCAGTTGATGGGACACAAAGAGCAAGAGCTCTTCAAGAGTCAAGACAAGGAACAAACACGAGACCCTGTGCTCCCAACACGGCCCTATCTGAAACCAGGATGGATTGAACTGAAGGCCCCTCACTATCGTCAGGCAGAATCCCATCTAAAATGTAATGAGGCAACCCTGCGGTCAATTCTTCAGTATCATCAGTCCAACCCCTCCCATCAAATGACCTCCAAACAATACACTGGAAATTCCAACGTGCCTGGGGGGCTCCCAGGGCAAGCTTACACCCAGAAAATAATGCAGCCGGGGCAGAGGCCACCAAGGTACCAAGCTGAGATGAATCGAGGGCAGTCTCAAGGTACAGTGGGCCAGCATCTCCAGTTCCAAAAACCCTCACTCCAGGTGCACTTCTCCAAGACAGACCCTTCACCCGAAGCTCACAGACAGTCAGTCTGTGCCCTGAGGTGTCATTTCCAGCGAAGACCAGATCCCCAAACTGAGAAACTCATGCCCCCAACATTAAAGCGGCACTTGAATCAACAGGCTTCCGAGACTGACCCATTCTCAAACTCACACCTTTCGCAACATAAGCCTCATAAGCAGGCAGCACAAACACAACCATCCCAGACTTCACATCTCTCTCAAAACCAGCAACAGCAGCAAAAATTACAGATGAAGAGTAAGGAACAGATGCCCCAGACCTTTTCTCATCCCCAAGGCAACAGTGATCAGCAAAGAGAAGGATCATTCTTTAGCCAGATTAAAGTAGAAGAATGCTTTCGTGGTGAAGATCAACATTCAAAATCAAGTGAGTTCCAGACTCATAATCCCCAAGTGGGACTGGAGCAAGTACAGAACGTGACTAGTGTAAATTCCCCCTATGGTCAGATCTTGAAGTCAGATGCAAGCAAAGTGCCGATTTCTTGTTCGAACAATATACGCGTAGTTgcagaaaataaagaacagacTGTAAATTCCGAACTCTTTGCGGGAAACGAGATCCCAAACTTGCATCACATGCAGTATTTTCCAAATAATGTGACCCCAAAGCAAGATGTGCCTCACAGGTGCTTTCAAGACCAAGAACAGAAGTCTCAGCAAGCTTCGGTTCTACAGGGACATCAAAATAGAAACCAAGATATGTCTCGTCAACAAGCTGCACAGCTCGCTCAGCAAAGGTACCTGAGGCAAAACCAGGCAAATGCGTTCCCTCTGCCCAGTCAGGCAGGGAGTCACGTTCAGACCCTGCCCCAGAAGGACGTCCAAAAGCATGCTGCTCTAAGGTGGCACCTTTTGCAGAAGCAAGAACAGCAGCAAACACAACAACTCCAAGCCGAGGCTTGCCATGGTCAGGTGCAAAGGCCAATTAAGGTCGAACCTGGAGCCAAGCCCCACGCCTGCATGCGCCTCATGTCGGCACAGCCAGAAAACACGATGTGGAGAAAGATGCCCAAGCAAGAGATTCCGCCTCCGAGCGGTGATAACACGCAGCAGCGGAGCATCCTCGAGACCATGGAGCAGCATCTGAAGCAACTTCAGGTCAAATCATTACTTGACCATAAGGCTCTTGCTCTGAAATCGCAGAAGCAAGTAAAAGTAGAAATGTCGGGGCCAGTCACGGTTTTAACTAGACAAACCACCGCTGCGGAACCTGAGAGCCACCCCCCAGCCTTAGAGCAGCAAGCGACGCCTTCCTCAGAAAAGACACCAACCAAAAGAACAGCTGGTTCTGTTCTCAGTAATTTTTTAGAGTCACCTTCCAAATTACTAGATACTCCTATAAAGAACTTATGGGATACACCTGTCAAGACTCAGTACGATTTCCCATCATGCAGATGTGTGG GTTTGGACAGAAGGGTAAAGCTATTAGGATTGAAAGAGTCATCTATACTGGTAAAGAAGGCAAAAGTTCTCAGGGATGTCCTATTGCCAAATGG GTGGTTCGCAGAAGCTGCAGCGAGGAGAAGCTACTGTGCTTGGTGCGGGAGCGAGCTGGCCACACCTGCGAGGCTGCGGTGA
- the TET2 gene encoding methylcytosine dioxygenase TET2 isoform X2, with product MEQDRTNHVEGNRLSPFLIPSSSPIRQTEPLAIKLQNGSPLTKRPYPEVNGDTKWQSFKSYYGIPHMKGSQNSRVSPDFIQESRGYSRCLQNGGIKRTVSEPSLSGLHQNKKLKQDQKANGERKNFGESQERNPGKGSSQPNVSDVSDKRESVSSAAQENEVKDFTGFSSHNCSGSENPELQILNQQEGKNAKYHDKNIVLLLKNKAVLMPNGATVSASSMENTRGELLEKTLSQYYPDCVSIAVQKTTSHIHAINSQATNELSCEITHPSHTSGQINFPQTSNSELPPEPAAVVTEACDADSASKPAAMLGTCPFPKPEQRKSVFEIRPSPAENSNIQGTTKLVSGEEFCSGSSSNLQAPGGSSERYLKQNEMNGAYFKQSSVFTKDSFSATTTPPPSQLLVSPPPPLPQVPQLPPEGKSTLNDGVLEEHHHYPNQSNTALLREVKIEGQHEAPPSQSPTPSTQVSNPSPMLPERPQNYCVNKNGIRTPGTMTVPLCSEKTRQLSEHLKHYPPILGSSGDAQDHCQQLMGHKEQELFKSQDKEQTRDPVLPTRPYLKPGWIELKAPHYRQAESHLKCNEATLRSILQYHQSNPSHQMTSKQYTGNSNVPGGLPGQAYTQKIMQPGQRPPRYQAEMNRGQSQGTVGQHLQFQKPSLQVHFSKTDPSPEAHRQSVCALRCHFQRRPDPQTEKLMPPTLKRHLNQQASETDPFSNSHLSQHKPHKQAAQTQPSQTSHLSQNQQQQQKLQMKSKEQMPQTFSHPQGNSDQQREGSFFSQIKVEECFRGEDQHSKSSEFQTHNPQVGLEQVQNVTSVNSPYGQILKSDASKVPISCSNNIRVVAENKEQTVNSELFAGNEIPNLHHMQYFPNNVTPKQDVPHRCFQDQEQKSQQASVLQGHQNRNQDMSRQQAAQLAQQRYLRQNQANAFPLPSQAGSHVQTLPQKDVQKHAALRWHLLQKQEQQQTQQLQAEACHGQVQRPIKVEPGAKPHACMRLMSAQPENTMWRKMPKQEIPPPSGDNTQQRSILETMEQHLKQLQVKSLLDHKALALKSQKQVKVEMSGPVTVLTRQTTAAEPESHPPALEQQATPSSEKTPTKRTAGSVLSNFLESPSKLLDTPIKNLWDTPVKTQYDFPSCRCVEQIIEKDEGPFYTHLGAGPNVAAIREIMEERFGQKGKAIRIERVIYTGKEGKSSQGCPIAKWVVRRSCSEEKLLCLVRERAGHTCEAAVIVILILVWEGIPLSLADKLYSELTETLRKYGTLTNRRCALNEERTCACQGLDPETCGASFSFGCSWSMYYNG from the exons atggaacaggatagaacgaACCATGTTGAGGGCAACAGACTGAGTCCATTCCTGATACCGTCTTCTTCTCCCATTCGCCAGACAGAACCTCTGGCTATAAAGCTCCAGAATGGAAGCCCATTAACGAAGAGACCTTATCCAGAAGTAAATGGAGACACCAAGTGGCAGTCTTTCAAGAGTTATTATGGAATACCCCACATGAAAGGAAGCCAGAATAGTCGCGTGAGTCCGGACTTTATACAAGAAAGTAGAGGGTATTCCAGATGTTTGCAAAACGGAGGGATAAAACGCACAGTCAGTGAACCTTCTCTCTCTGGGCTCCATCAGAACAAGAAACTGAAACAAGACCAAAAGGccaatggagaaagaaagaacttCGGGGAAAGCCAAGAAAGAAATCCAGGCAAAGGCAGCAGTCAACCAAATGTCTCCGATGTGAGTGATAAGAGAGAATCTGTTAGCTCTGCAGCCCaagaaaatgaagttaaagatTTCACTGGTTTTTCATCACATAACTGCAGTGGATCTGAAAATCCAGAGCTTCAGATTCTGAACCAACAGGAGGGGAAAAATGCTAAGTACCACGACAAGAACATTGTATTACTTCTTAAAAATAAGGCAGTGCTAATGCCTAATGGTGCTACAGTTTCTGCCTCTTCCATGGAAAACACACGTGGTGAACTCCTGGAAAAAACACTGTCTCAATATTATCCAGATTGTGTTTCCATCGCGGTGCAGAAAACCACATCTCACATACATGCCATTAACAGTCAGGCTACTAATGAGTTGTCCTGTGAGATCACTCACCCATCGCATACCTCAGGGCAGATCAATTTCCCACAGACCTCGAACTCTGAGCTGCCTCCAGAGCCAGCTGCAGTGGTGACCGAGGCCTGTGATGCCGATAGTGCCAGTAAACCAGCTGCAATGCTAGGGACCTGTCCCTTTCCGAAACCAGAACAACGAAAGTCAGTTTTTGAGATACGCCCATCTCCGGCAGAAAACAGTAACATCCAAGGAACCACAAAGCTAGTATCTGGTGAAGAATTCTGTTCAGGTTCCAGCAGCAATTTGCAGGCTCCTGGTGGCAGCTCTGAACGGTAtttaaagcaaaatgaaatgaatGGTGCTTACTTCAAGCAAAGCTCAGTGTTCACTAAGGATTCCTTTTCTGCCACTaccacaccaccaccatcacaatTGCTtgtttctccccctcctcctcttccgcAGGTTCCTCAGCTTCCTCCTGAAGGAAAAAGCACTCTGAATGATGGAGTTTTGGAAGAACACCATCACTACCCCAACCAAAGTAACACAGCTCTTTTAAGGGAAGTGAAAATAGAGGGTCAACACGAGGCACCGCCATCCCAGAGTCCTACTCCCTCTACACAAGTATCCAACCCCTCTCCGATGCTTCCAGAAAGGCCTCAGAATTATTGTGTTAACAAGAATGGCATACGGACTCCAGGGACAATGACGGTTCCATTGTGTTCTGAGAAAACAAGACAACTCTCAGAACATCTCAAACATTACCCACCAATTCTTGGTAGCAGTGGAGATGCACAGGATCACTGCCAGCAGTTGATGGGACACAAAGAGCAAGAGCTCTTCAAGAGTCAAGACAAGGAACAAACACGAGACCCTGTGCTCCCAACACGGCCCTATCTGAAACCAGGATGGATTGAACTGAAGGCCCCTCACTATCGTCAGGCAGAATCCCATCTAAAATGTAATGAGGCAACCCTGCGGTCAATTCTTCAGTATCATCAGTCCAACCCCTCCCATCAAATGACCTCCAAACAATACACTGGAAATTCCAACGTGCCTGGGGGGCTCCCAGGGCAAGCTTACACCCAGAAAATAATGCAGCCGGGGCAGAGGCCACCAAGGTACCAAGCTGAGATGAATCGAGGGCAGTCTCAAGGTACAGTGGGCCAGCATCTCCAGTTCCAAAAACCCTCACTCCAGGTGCACTTCTCCAAGACAGACCCTTCACCCGAAGCTCACAGACAGTCAGTCTGTGCCCTGAGGTGTCATTTCCAGCGAAGACCAGATCCCCAAACTGAGAAACTCATGCCCCCAACATTAAAGCGGCACTTGAATCAACAGGCTTCCGAGACTGACCCATTCTCAAACTCACACCTTTCGCAACATAAGCCTCATAAGCAGGCAGCACAAACACAACCATCCCAGACTTCACATCTCTCTCAAAACCAGCAACAGCAGCAAAAATTACAGATGAAGAGTAAGGAACAGATGCCCCAGACCTTTTCTCATCCCCAAGGCAACAGTGATCAGCAAAGAGAAGGATCATTCTTTAGCCAGATTAAAGTAGAAGAATGCTTTCGTGGTGAAGATCAACATTCAAAATCAAGTGAGTTCCAGACTCATAATCCCCAAGTGGGACTGGAGCAAGTACAGAACGTGACTAGTGTAAATTCCCCCTATGGTCAGATCTTGAAGTCAGATGCAAGCAAAGTGCCGATTTCTTGTTCGAACAATATACGCGTAGTTgcagaaaataaagaacagacTGTAAATTCCGAACTCTTTGCGGGAAACGAGATCCCAAACTTGCATCACATGCAGTATTTTCCAAATAATGTGACCCCAAAGCAAGATGTGCCTCACAGGTGCTTTCAAGACCAAGAACAGAAGTCTCAGCAAGCTTCGGTTCTACAGGGACATCAAAATAGAAACCAAGATATGTCTCGTCAACAAGCTGCACAGCTCGCTCAGCAAAGGTACCTGAGGCAAAACCAGGCAAATGCGTTCCCTCTGCCCAGTCAGGCAGGGAGTCACGTTCAGACCCTGCCCCAGAAGGACGTCCAAAAGCATGCTGCTCTAAGGTGGCACCTTTTGCAGAAGCAAGAACAGCAGCAAACACAACAACTCCAAGCCGAGGCTTGCCATGGTCAGGTGCAAAGGCCAATTAAGGTCGAACCTGGAGCCAAGCCCCACGCCTGCATGCGCCTCATGTCGGCACAGCCAGAAAACACGATGTGGAGAAAGATGCCCAAGCAAGAGATTCCGCCTCCGAGCGGTGATAACACGCAGCAGCGGAGCATCCTCGAGACCATGGAGCAGCATCTGAAGCAACTTCAGGTCAAATCATTACTTGACCATAAGGCTCTTGCTCTGAAATCGCAGAAGCAAGTAAAAGTAGAAATGTCGGGGCCAGTCACGGTTTTAACTAGACAAACCACCGCTGCGGAACCTGAGAGCCACCCCCCAGCCTTAGAGCAGCAAGCGACGCCTTCCTCAGAAAAGACACCAACCAAAAGAACAGCTGGTTCTGTTCTCAGTAATTTTTTAGAGTCACCTTCCAAATTACTAGATACTCCTATAAAGAACTTATGGGATACACCTGTCAAGACTCAGTACGATTTCCCATCATGCAGATGTGTGG AGCAAATTATTGAAAAAGATGAAGGTCCTTTTTATACCCATCTAGGAGCAGGTCCTAATGTGGCAGCTATTAGAGAAATCATGGAAGAAAG GTTTGGACAGAAGGGTAAAGCTATTAGGATTGAAAGAGTCATCTATACTGGTAAAGAAGGCAAAAGTTCTCAGGGATGTCCTATTGCCAAATGG GTGGTTCGCAGAAGCTGCAGCGAGGAGAAGCTACTGTGCTTGGTGCGGGAGCGAGCTGGCCACACCTGCGAGGCTGCGGTGATTGTGATTCTCATCCTGGTGTGGGAAGGAATCCCACTCTCTCTGGCTGACAAACTGTACTCCGAGCTCACCGAGACACTGAGGAAATACGGCACGCTCACCAATCGTCGGTGTGCCCTGAATGAAGA